The Thamnophis elegans isolate rThaEle1 chromosome Z, rThaEle1.pri, whole genome shotgun sequence DNA window GATTTATACTGGTGTCTGAGCATGCAAGATTCAACATTGGAGGGATATCACAAAAGAAATGATTGATGACATTGGAATCACAAAATGAAACGTGCAGCATAAGTCCAGCATGTACTGCCGAGTTTATCATTCCAGCAATCCATACAATGGTTGCTATGAAAATACACACTTCTTTCCTCATGATAATGGTATAATGCAAAGGGTGACAGATGGCAGCATAGCGATCAAAAGCCATAAATGAAAGAAGTAGCATTTCTGACCCCAAGGCCCATATAATGAAAAATACCTGTGTGATGCAACCataaaatgaaatcatttttcTATTGGTCAAAAGACTTTGGAGTAACCTAGGAATTGTAACTGAAATAGAAAATACATTCAATAAGGATAAATTGAGTATGAGGAGATACATGGGTGTGTGGAATTTTTTGAAAGTGGATATGGTAAAGATAAGGAGAAAGTTGGCACTTAGAGCTGCAACATAGATGAATGTGAACAACCAGAAGAGAAGCATCTGTACTTTTGGGGAATCGGTGAGATCCAGTAGGATAAAGTCTGTAATAGCAGAATGGttttttctttcaacaattcTGATTCCAGTGACCTACAAAGATCCAAAATTATGTGCAGTATTTTTATGCTTCTGaataaatgttattaattttctGCAAAAGACCAATCATCCAAGAGATATAGTTTGTTCCTAAATCAAACAACACACAACCTAATTGTATATTTGCCATTGATATTTATGACGATAGTTTCCATTGCAAATCAGAcagatgttttcttttctgttaatTAAATTGATACAGTGATATGAGACCATTGTAAGATTGAACTGATACACTTTAGCTTCCTTAATAAATTATCTTTTTGTCCTCACAAAATGCCCAGTTTTGGGGAGAATTATGTACCCAAGGAAAAACTATCCTTGCAGCATATTGTCATTTgcacctttttcattttgattgAGCTACTTTTTCAATAGAATATTTAATTACCTTTAAATACAGTCCCAGTGTTTTTAATGTGATTATTCAAAGTATAATGAAATCTGGATGGAATACTGTTTTTTAAACTGCAACTTGTTCCTCACAAAATTATTATCCTCCTTCTATTTGATATAATTCTCATAAGATTAGAGAAAGAATCAAATTTACTTTTTCATATTCTTctcattatgatttttttttaaaaaaacctaagtaAATTCTGCTTAGATTGAGAAACTGTTTCTGACTTTACTTGTTCCTTTATATTGACAAAagatattattaatatgaaaCCCAGGAATTTTCTGTGGTTTTAACTATATACATAACTCAAAATTTAGTGAAATCTAAGAATGTTCAGAAGCCACAGTTATTTAGGTtgctgatttattttcatttaatagaACGTATCTGTTATATTCCTAATAGAAAATATGACACTTTGTGTGAGCCACAAAGTTCTAGTAAAAAGTGGAGGTAAAACTTAAGAACATCAATGTAAAATTCAGTTAATAATTCACATAATACTAAAAATATTTACCTGCATTCttatttcttctttgttcttACTGGACTTGGATCTTCTGTTGGCTGGAAGGTTTGGATATTATGGTTTGGCATCTATGTGCTTCAAAACATTGAAATCAATCACATTTCATCAAGTCTGATGAAAAAGGCTGGTTCTGTGGTAGGCATTCTTATTTCTACAATAACCCAGGTTTCAGGTTAGAAATCTTTATTCTCATAAAAGGATGTTGCACCTGGGAGAAACACCTTGGGGACTTCAAATTAATCCATAATTGAATGCTTCCAATTATAAAGCAATATTTGTTCAAACtctaaaaagaaaagtaaagaaactCCCAGTAGCTGTATCCGTTCAACTACGgtactcaaaactattacaacaaatacaaaaagatttagaaaattgggcAAAATTACAAATATCTTTGATTGGAAGAATTGCgaccataaaaatgaatattttaccaaaaattctattcttattctaaacTGTACCAATAAAGTTAGGGAATTTTTTTtgtagaattaaataaaataattttaaaattcatttggtTGGTGGGGGAAGCTAGGATAAACTTCCACAGGACTCTAAAATGCAAAGATGGTTTTGTCTCCCAGATTGGGAAATTTACTACCAGGCAGCAGCTGTAACATggctcaaaataataaaaatattgatgATAGAGGGTCATGATTTATACCTGGGTTGGTACACCTTTATCTGGGAGTGTAAGAACAAAGCCCATAAATATTTTCAGGACACCAAGTGAGAGATGCCCTATTAGAGATTTGGATGAAaattaaaagaatgcaaaaaatccTAGGTGGTTATCAACCATGGAAACAATGATTTACCCCAATGTAATGGATCTGAACAGGCTAGTGACCTACAGAGAGTTATTGGATGGGCAAGAGAAACTAAAATCAAATGAAGAATTAAAATTGCAGAGAATTGAAATAGACTGATGGCCATACATACAGattcaaacaaaatataaaaaggatTTGGAACGATACGGGTTTCAAAATGATCAGCAACAATTGAAAAAAATAGTAACAGggacagaagaaaaaatgattactaaaatgtataattgcctttaaaaattcaaaatggaggaggaaatTGTGAAGGAAACAATGGTTGTCTGGGCTAAAAATTTTGGGTACAACATTGAATTGGAGCATTGGGAGAAATTGTGGGAAAAATATAAATTGATAATGTTGGCTGTGTATAAGGAGAGtatctacaaaatgttttataggtggcatttacctCCAGCGAGATTGGCCCCAATAGACCTCCAAATTTCTGGAAATGCAACTATCAACAAGGGACCTTCTACTACATGTAGTGGACATGTCCCAAAGCTAGAGAGTAttggtaaaaaaattaaaaaataattggagGAAATAATGGAACAAAACTTGATATGAACCCAGAGCTGTTCCTTCtaggaataataaaaggaaataaaactaaagAAATCCAATATATTATGCTTCACATTATTATTGCAGCCACAATTACCCAAATTTGGAAACAAAAAAAGTCCCCTCAAATGCAGAGATTAGAAAAAAAGGTGTTAGAATGCATGGAAATgtataaattaacaatggaacTAAGGGATAGAGATGAAACAGAGTATTACAAGATGtggaataggtggtataattggcttgaaaagagatacaaaattaatgcataatgaatacatagaaaatataagaaaaggaaATAGTATATATTTAGAGACTAACAGAGGTGTAAATGTTGTATATGTTATATAAATGAGTAACTATGAAATAAGGAGGTATATGTATAAAACAATAGGTCTTAGAATGGAAAatttgaaatcagaaaaaaataccaATAATGGAAAgttgtaaaagtgtaattgtaaCTTTAAAGTTTAAACAATgttgaataaaaattatttaaaaaaataaaaaaagattaaccaatgttgattcattcatttatttgaatttattaacTGGCCAAATTCAATCACTTCTGGGTGGCATATAAAagcaatgaatgaataaataaataaatattttttttaaaacagtttgttAGTCCTTTCAGTTAGTCCAGAGAAGAAATGTCAAcaataattattaatattacCCATATTGCAAGgttacaataacagaatcttgtaaatttaaaaataccactctcttctttcaatttttctctgTCCAAATCTAGAGAGGGTCCCTCATAAAACACTCTTCCCTTGACCATTCAAACTTAGATTTCATTTATCAGACAAGATTGTTGCCTAAACTGCCACTCTTTCTGTTGTATAgttaaagttagtcctcgctgttacgaatgacagctcggcagcagccaggcgcgtcttagccaatcagacgcgcctgtcagttgccgggctgtcaggcgcgcgagtctgcggaactataaaaggcagactcgttcaaactgtcagttgttcagcaccagagcaaacgaacactccagtccagctggagctgcttctctgcctctctctacacagatcatccttctgttgctacattgttaaaccagcaccctgcctggttgttttctgttaatgttacaagttgtgttaaaataaattggttacagagttaccggacacgagcctctgtctcattcctgaagatataatactggcgacgaggatgggacctgtaaccagaagaaaaaggaaccaactgccacttctagTCACATCGTCTAcactccaaccaactgctatggccggaatgccaatgtttgccccttttggggttggaggtgaaacctgggaggcatttcttgaacggtttgaatgctttttaatcgctaacaaccgtcaaggtcagtctcaagcgaggaaatgtgggttcttccttacggcttgtggcccagaaatgtttgccaccgcaaggtcctttgccgcccctagagcggtgtacgacctcacctggcaagaactaacagatggattgcaggcatactacgcacctactccatctcaaatagccagacgcttcgcttaccgcaggcgagtccaaaagcctgcagaaacggtaaatcaatttttgcaagccttgagagttgctgcagcgcagtgtgagttcccagatcttgaggcaaatctcgcagagcaattcgtctgtggcctaaaggatatttttctcaggcgtatacttttgggcaagcctaaggtcacattagcttatgccatagacgaggctcgcgctgcggagttggcagattcatcctccaacgaaatagaacgctacctcgcgcagatgacggttgctggagggttacctgccactcaagcctcaaccgttccaactcctcctccgctccagcagccaacgtacattacaaatctaattgatgagctagcccccctgcctgactatctacaacaacttcaggtagatagacttggggcacaaccccgccgtcagcagcctcgacagagtcaagccatcagccgttttccttcaaactcctctgcttgcattggctgtggcggagcgcacgcccgggctaattgccccttcaaggcagcggtttgccgccgctgcgggaagaaaggacatttagcccatgtctgcaaagcctcacttcctactccttctgcagcaatcgagccacctcctccatatggtcctcctccacccccgccgaagagctcgcagcagcggaaacctgctcagcgtcaagacgaatgctttaacatcaatcaagcttcttcgtccctgcatgacacctccatcaactcatcctcacagggtacggacaaagtcaatattaaaatactgattgaagggaagccgtgtcagatggaagtggactccggctcatcaaaatcccttctttcatgggacactttttctatgttgtgcccccacatgaaacgttgtcacttgtcaccccttaacgcaattttaacagactatcaaggctcccatatctctatccttggttcatatgccttgagggtttcttatggcaagttttgcgctgttttacctgctttaattgttcagaaacccttaccagcaattctggggttagagtggttttctcccttgggtatctcccttcaggggattcattctactgcggacacgcccccagacatagcagcagtcttgtcagactatgctgatatttttgatggccagctaggccattacaaaggaAGCCCCATATGCCTTAGcctggacccccaggttgcaccaatcagactgaaggcccgcagggtgccctttgcattaaggccaaaggttgaagctgagctcgataagctcgtggcgcagggcatactggagcccgtcgaccactcaccttgggagacccccattgtgattgcggtgaaggccgacagctccattaggatctgcgccgactataagtcgaccatcaaccttggccttcaggcaaacccctatccagtccctgttgtacagcacctgctccactccttggggcagggccgtatttttgctaaactggatatggcgcaggcctaccagcaactccctgtggatgacgatgcagcggctgcccaaaccatcgtcactcACCGgagggctttccgttgtcgccgccttcaattcggcgtttccgttgccccggggattttccagagcctcatggaacgtctgctccatgggctccctggagtggtaccttactttgatgacgtcctgatcgctgctgacagccgctcagacctcatcaaagtactgaggaaagtcctcgaccgtttcaggggcgcgggtcttaaatttaaacgcagcaaatgtttcttcgctgtgccccaagtggatttcctgggcttcacaattgatgcccagggaattcatcctaccccttctaaattggcagctatcaggaacgctcccactcctactacaaaggcgcagctccaatcgttcctggggcttctaaatttctacgcgcctttcatccctcacaaggcatcactagccgagccgctacatcggttgctcgaccgatccgcgccttggcaatggggcatgcgttcgcggctgtcaaatccctgctgatgtcagaggcagtcttagtgcaatatagcgacaagatgcccctgactctagcatgtgatgcctcccccgtcggtttgggggctgttctgagtcacgtcctgcccaacggctcagaagcccacatagctttttattccagaacactgtcctcggctgagaggaactacagccagattgacaaggaggctctggctgcagtgtctggaatcaaaaagtttcacgactacctatatgggcggcacttcaccctattcacagaccataagccactccttgggctactggctggtgatagaccgacccctcctatcctgtccccaaggatgacccgctggacggagttcttagcggcgtattcttacgccctgtgctaccgtccgggcaagcaaatagggcatgcagatgcccttagtcgctgccctcttccggacacggaagatcaagcggttccttgccattctgttctggcaattgctcagttagaattgccattgacttctacccatgtggccgcctactctcggtctgaccccacactgtcacagctattgaactgggtcctgagaggctggcctgcgggtgagttaccacctcagttcaagcacttcaagaacagacagtgggagctttctatacattcaggctgcctactgtggggtgaccgtgtggtcatcccaacggtcctccgacaacagattctgcaacgcctccatgaaagtcaccccagagtaagcagaatgaaggcccttgctcgcagtttcgtttggtggccagggttagatgcagagatcgaagcctgggtcgccaaatgcgaaacctgccagcagtcccgaccatctcctccttcctctccctcccgggaatgggagatgcctcggggtccctggtctagaatacatatagacttcgctggcccctttcacggccagactttccttatagttgtggacgcgtactctcgatgggtggaagtattgctcatgcactccaccacatctgacagtactgtgcgagtcTTGCGatgattgttcgcaacccacgggttgccggacacagtggtgtccgacaacggcccgcaattcacgtccacaacgttccaaacatacctggccgagcaaggggtccgccatgcgctggttgccccttaccacccggccagcaatggccgagcagaaagggcggttagatctgccaaggaggctttgggccgtctaaaccgtggagactggcaggcaagggtggatgcttacttattggcacaacactccacaccttgccccctgacacagaaaagccccgcggagatgttgatgggcaggcgcctgcggaccaccctggatagattgcatcccgtct harbors:
- the LOC116521391 gene encoding olfactory receptor 13G1-like, giving the protein MQVTGIRIVERKNHSAITDFILLDLTDSPKVQMLLFWLFTFIYVAALSANFLLIFTISTFKKFHTPMYLLILNLSLLNVFSISVTIPRLLQSLLTNRKMISFYGCITQVFFIIWALGSEMLLLSFMAFDRYAAICHPLHYTIIMRKEVCIFIATIVWIAGMINSAVHAGLMLHVSFCDSNVINHFFCDIPPMLNLACSDTSINQFMTMLANVVFGICSCGLTLTSYCFILRSIFKIHSAEGKKKAFSTCSSHLIVISLYFTALIYTYIRPSSVYSLDKDKLVSLIYLVITPVINPIIYSLRNKDFKERMKILTGYLRLLPKP